atggtgctctctgaacaactgcattattaactgcctgtaagtcttgtaccatgcgccatcctgttgatggagcttgttttttaactggaaaaatgggggagttacatggtgagtcctcgcattttattatcacccctggagttattaaatcctttattactggttttatccCTTCACaagcatcatgtttcaaagggtattgttttacattgggcctgtattttgtttttgctctaatttggacaggtaacgctccttttactaaacccacatcagtaaggtctgttgaccataacttattAGGGACTTCATTCAAGAACAGTtactcctgttcagtaaggtaaatttctcattgttgctttgtatgcaaatgtatcccttcctgcactattcttcccctttgcataaacataagttaccatgactttggtaggggttactttagttaatgccttttcataagttttatctggtccaggagtatttttataccacatggtaatatgtagatcatctggtgtcatctgatcttgtagtcgagtaatgacatttcttccttctggaAGATGGTCTCACTccttttaacacaaaataatctccttggctgagttctgatttactctttactacaatatgtccttctgaggtcagaattaatgctaaccccagatgtagtaatccatctcgtcccaatagattcaccggacactcagggaacattagaatagatagctgacatgactgtccattgggatctcttatccaaactggttcagactcacaaactcgtgtcaatttcccactagttgaccttactgttatttgctgatcactaagtctggaatttgggattgtttctctacaggtggtcctgcatgctccggtatcacaaagaaaagtaattgattttccattcaacagtaaggtaacttcaggttttatgctatctagggagagaaggtcctggaaatttaggaggatatcctgcccctgtgtttttggtttttatcggTGTCTGaagtactaggaacaatttcacttgttttctgtcctagtcatgctgattcattatttctcctctcaggacagtctcttgccagatgtccttctttcccacaacaccagCATCCTGaagtgtattgtctgtaatttcctctgctcactcttcctctctgacccctgtggttttgtcctctgcctctaaatcctcctcttcctctgttgttttgataataaatctgttcttcttcttcttcttcttgaaaaaaggtgttgactatttcttttattttatttttatttttttttaatccttcattactttttctgcatggaggtcatgatttacatagtcttctagatttgctgtgggggaaccctataaaatgtctccttatcCAGGTATTAACCAGGAACCAGCATctagtgcatttttttaaacactgtcgataagctccttgctcgtcttcatcttcttgtagaccactatgtattttaaacacttttgtcagtctaatcctatattcttcaaaatgctcttcctctttttgtttcactctggctatttctgcgtagtcagctctgcgtctgtacctgactgtaagcctatcgattaatcccctcactctgtttgttctgctattaaaaagagtaaaatattttctaaggttacacagaaaaaaaaccgtgtcatgccatgaacctccgtgaaaagttgtatcaacagcctccagcgtctcaaaacaataataaaaaaaaataaacacaaataaaacatacatgaagtttattcaccaaagggactcattttagcccatccaatcctgttgaacctcatcagatctttggtacaaaacaaaaactttccacctgctctttttactccccttcttctgtcctgctgttctactttgcaagtccatcaaaaatgacttcttagccctctgacctttcctactttccacaaaaacgtccattcttatctcctgcatcacatctctctctttttagttacttttaaccaataatctataTCCTCATAACCtactttgtccatttttcttaaatcacgtgtacttttaatgtactttgaaTTATTGCATCTTATAGATCaactaattttttagagtttaaacgaccatcataatgatatgtggttatccatttatctaaatatttaattttaatattttaatttgatcctgtgcttccataaatttccaatctttgcattattattcatttgtagattattttactcaccccttttcccatttttttttttatttaaatttggtccagcatataaatacctagggtattctaaatgctggattattctgctctgtAGGgtgaaaaatctccttttgtggtaattctcacttcaactctttcgagtggagaattctttcctttgcttccacaaaagttagtcactttcaatcctactgctttggtatgaggcaaacctaatggtttaaatcctacattcatttctcacatgcacacatttaaacgcggatttttcttagtattttttgttgtttaaaatacttaaacgcggatttttcttagtattttttgttgtttaaaatacttaaacgtgGACTCCGCCATcctggaaacacggaatttcagtattacttcttaatacttttccaggactccgccgtcctacttttacctgttagggcctaggattcacattattatttcacgcaatgacccccagtcattcgtcacacttttttttaaatctagattcaactcaccactttgtcctctcctctctctcagagttccgtcagccgtcagaccccagcgggcgggccgagatccagtctccagaaagggtctgtgagtctgatAAGACTTGCTCTGCGCACGGTCTTACTGGTAtccaccaacccgctggaatcatcaaGCGTATTTagaatccggctcgaaggaccaaattaatgtcaggtttaaacaacctaaaatacttataacatcacaaaaagaagagagagacaaagaattagttatttacttgctgcgaggagaacggacagagatgtgttcagttacaaatctcacACCGCTCTGAACACCATCTGTccgaccctctctttttattatcattcgGGGGTCCgtagttacaaagaacgttgctctctaaggatgggaaacaacagctgcatcgtaaacaggtcctAAAcatcattatcttttaacaacacacttccacagtctccatcATTTTAAGATCAgtgcgtcttctgttcagcgcaatcagccttcatcttttatgacctccttaactgcggactgcttccttctcagctccatttatgacctttgcctgcagacaactcacacatcctttactcacacaaacatcatgaaaggttataaaaatgaaatagtcaagttaaggataggagaaaatataagataaatctatattaaattattccaacaattaTCGTCgcatttaacaaatagaaataattttgtaaaTGCTAACTGACCTCAACACATAATCTTTTGCAAGTTGgccaaaaaaaaatgtcattttaataAAGCCATGCACAACCATTTgtgtctttctttcaacaatcaCTTAATTTTTGTCTCTTAAAGTGGCATAAAGTTCAATATTGTAGAgcgcattttaaaaatatttacacaaaagtctaaagaaaaaattaaaactactTAAAGAATTGTATCTGTTTGTAACCCAACTACAAGGCACTTCAGATGACATGTgttatttaaaatcatttttaaataacttaaaaataatttgtttaacaTATTTAGTTGCATTTGATGTCACAAATTACAACCAATGATGTAAGACTGTTACTGGTTTGATGGATTTTATGTAAGTAATCAGAATAAAGGGAGAAAATAAgaatgcatgtcacacttttcatatttttttgataaaacaaatattaaaagcatGGCTTTTTCTTGAAATGCATAGTTCTGTATCGGTCTATCACAGAAAATCCTAATAATACAAACAGAAGATTATGGTCTAACCTCATATACTTTCAAAAGGTTCAAGGGACATTAATACTTTAGCGTTCAAGTTGGCTCACATTTTTGTTAGGCTGTTTTATTCCTGCAAATATTCCAGAGGTTTTATACAGAGTTATTTTCTCTATGTGGATACATTGGATTAAAACAACAAGGTTACTTAATTCCCTGCTGTTAGATTTGGGTGGAAAACTACGAACAGGGATGGTGCTTGCTGCAATTGTTTCCACTCTATGCCTCCGTTATCCCCTCCCTGTTCCTCCTATTCACGTTGGGCGTTTCCTGGATGACTAAACGCCTGTATAAACTAACAGTAACCTCAAGCATTCTGCACTGAAACGATTCTCCTCCATCCTGATCTGGTAAGGCTTTTATGATTATTTAAGCACAAAATGTCTGTGTCAGTGCCTTTTTTCCAGTAGTTTGAGACTTTTAGGAACTTCATATAGGATGTACAGTATCTCCTCTAAGAGTAGCAACAATCTCAGTTTATAATCCTTACGTCGTTTACatcttttttaacatttaatattatattttaaagaatactAAATATTAAAAGATGCAGGAAAGGGGGAAGCATAGGAGAAAGTATAACTTTATCTGCCAGAAATGATGTCGGGCCAAAAGAATTTGTTTTGAGTGCCAGTAAAACCCACACCCACATCCTCATTGAAGCATGTGTTGGTTTTAGAGAAAGCACTATAACCTACCATGTGATTGCAACCTACCTTTATAGCCAAAATGAATGGAGATGCTCACAGTTCTTTAAAGACATGTTAAATAACGttaaaagctacaaaaatgggTTTGATGAGTTTGCTTTCAAGCTGGAGATGTACTGCCATGAGATCAGTTCAGAAAACTGAAATTTGATGCCACTTCTTTTTTTCCACCTCTTTTTAGATCTCTGTGCTGCAACCATGACTGAGTTGGAGAAATCCATGGAGTCCCTAATCACTGTTTTCCACCATTATGCCAAGGAAGGTGGGAATAAAACCACCCTGAGCAAGAAGGAGCTGAGAAAACTGATTGAGACAGAGCTGCCCAACTTCCTGAAAGTAAGGATCTTTTGTCTCCCATCAGTGCTGAGCCCTGTCATTATGATGAATCAGTGGCTGCATGTAACTTCTTGCTCTCCTGTTTGACTCTGTTTCAGGCTCAGAAAAACCCTGACACTGTGGAGTGCATCATTAAAGATTTGGACCAGAACAAGGATGATGAGCTGGACTTTGAAGAGTTTGTTCCCTTCGTCGCTGGACTAACAATCGCCTGTGAAAAGCATTACGCTTTGCACCACCAAAAGAAGGGCAAGAAGTGAAGAGCTGACAAAGGACCAATGACTTGTTTAAGAATAGGAATATGTTGCTGAGTTGTAtgacacattaaaaaataacCTTTGACAATATTTACTGTTTGCTTGATTATTCTATTTACTTTTGAGTTTTCTGCCTGCACCTTGCTGTAGTGTTGTGCAATGATTCATGCAATCATTTTAGGGTGGATGAGTTCTCCCAGTGCActaaaatacttttgaaagaaCTTGGAGATTTGACAAGTTCACATCTGATACACATCTTACCCATAAATTCTTCTTGAATCTTCGGCTGCTACAGCTCCTTATTAAGCTTCAGGAATTTAATTATTGAGGGCTCAATAAGCTTAAGTTCTGATATGCCAAGAAAAAACTTTGCAGGGTCCAGTTTCAATAGGGAGCATGAGAAGTGTAACATCTTCTTTGTGTTGTATCAGAACAAGGTTGCAGGCAGGTATTTAAATCTATAAGAATATTTCATcacaaaaatgtggaaaataaacTAAAGGCAGGAAGAGGTGCTAGATATATCAATGAGAATGGAAGCAGCAAAGGAGATATAAAGCATAAATGAATAGGAGGGTGatcctttttcttctttaactcagaaagtactcctggatcagtgcctctatgttttctttgtgtgtaCTCTGGATTACCAAACCCATTTTGGTACAAACAgaggcactatataaataaactgaatttaattaatcCAGATATCTTATTATAACTTACCCAACATGGAAGAAAAATCCTctattcatgttttaaattgAAAGCGTTAAAACAGAGCGGTATACATATGTAAGTTGAGTAAATGTCAGCTGTGATTCTAAAACCTTTTATAATAAGTAACTCCTCCGTAAATATTGTGTTTCCAAGTACCACAATGCTGATGGGCCTGCAAAACCGCACTACAAACAATACtggacattttcattttcttgtatGTTGtcttaaaaatcaaaaaaaggcaaacgttttcatttatttaaacagataCTGTTTGATTATATATTCCAGTTATTTGCACGGAGgttgtttttgtaaagtttgACAAATTAAAAGAAAGTTCCCCTAAAAGTCAAAAATCCCTGTGGGAAAGCTGGAGGTTTCTCACCCACCCTGAGACTCCAACTGGGCTTCCATGCATTCATTGATTTACTGACGGTCACAttgaaaaagtttaaacagCGTGAAACTCTTTATTATTTCTTACTATTTATatctcattaaatattaaactgtAAATCCTCTTTCAGTAAGTCTGTTACTACAGTGTGTTAAAGTTTAAAACgcagaaaaatacatttgcttgttttgctttgttattaaattattttatcaactttttattttaatacatttactaAAAAAATGAAGATGCTTTTATTGCTGATTGTAAGCCTGGTTACTGACTAAATGAATTTGCATTTCACCCTCATAGTCGAACTTTCAACATGGTGGCGTTGGTTGAGGTCATTCCCAGAATGTAAGACCACAGCATATGTAACCAGCAGAATGTTCCATATTGGAAGGTTTTCTTGAAGTTTGTGCACATCTGTTTTAAGAGGCTTCTGTGAAGCCGGTGGCCATCTGTTTGCCAATTGTCTATTTGTGCGAACAAGCCCAACATCACAGGTGACCCATTTACCTTGTAAATTTATTGACACCACCATTTCTAAAAGCAGTCCAGAGGAACTTGTAGCACAGCTCGGGAACCATGAACTCAGAGGATCACAGAGGGGCAGAAAGCCAACAGAGGAAGCTTTACAACTGAAGCTGGATTAGAGCtctcttttaaaatttttcagCCATTGCGGAGTGGGAAAACCAGAATTTTTTGTGGCTTAAACATCGTTATGTTGGCATGTGTAGATGATAGATGATGACACAAGATCTGGTGAATACAACACCCTAAATGATGCCCGTAGCTGATGATGTAATGAGTCTTGCAGAGTCAACGGCTTTTGTTTTGCGTGATGATGAAAGTAAAAAATACCCATTGGTCGAATAAACTGCTTGAATTATTAGATCTTGGCAACACAGACCTCTTGTGTGGTAATCCATCTTCAAAATGCTTCAACCATGACCCAGAAACAGTCAATGTCACTTTCTAAACCTCAGCTTTCTAACAGTTTTTATAACTACAACATAATATATTCTGCGCATGTTAACTGTCATCGTTTTTCTAGCTGCTTGACCCCCATGCAGAAAAACGCTGAGGAACCAGGAaaggtttaacaagtttattatgAAGTATTTTGAATGCTGGAGAACAAGGAACCCGCCGCTGTATGGAGAAAGGATCAATGGTAAGTGGCAGAAATAATTCtgggttgttgatcttgatataTTTTGCTTACAGGTGGTGACTTGGAGATCTGGCAGGGGGAGAGAAAGATGGGTGGAAACTCCTGGAGTGTATCACGTAAGTAAATGGTCCATGTAATTCTGTCTTACTTGCACTTGAGGTGGCACCAGGAGGGTTATCTTGGAGGGGAGCACGGTGGAGAGTGAGCCAGGTTCGTTCGCAAGAAGCCTGAGGACCCTTGAAACCAgaatgcagccaactgagaagataatccgTGAAGTAATCTTGCAAAGAGTGGATCTGGGTTTTCTGCATAAGCAGACTGGATACAGAAGCTCAGGACTGGaggtaacctgggaaggaggataTAAGAAGGTAAGTACTCAGAATAACCACACAGAGATCTGTTTTGGCCAGCTGGAGTtaccactgcaggttaacaTTCAGTCACTGGAGTGTCGGCAGTTGGGTTCTTAtgctcctctcctgatgaggggtatggagaacacctgtggactCAGCTCCTACTGTGCAtctggtgccatctagaggttggatggggttagtagcaggcaaaaacaggtgaacagaaaaACTCCCAGAACACCGACATTAACCTGGTGTGAACAAAGGACACTTTAACACAGATTGGCACCACAAATCGGGGGGAAAAGtaaataaaccaacaaaatCCAAGTTAGTGGAATTCAGgcctaaaacaaaataacataacTGAAAGAAATATAGAGAGGCCCGGAGCTGtgtgttaatgttttgttgtttacaaaacaacataaatataaatttaattaTCACAGACTAAAAATGACTTTCTTTGGTGTGTTTGTGAATGTCTAAATGCTCTGCATGCTCAAAGTAAGTGTCTAGTCAAAGatttggtttggtttgtttaGGGTTATCAAAATACAATAGGAAGTATGAAGGTATGCAGTGTAGTTTGGCATAAATACttaattttcttcttgtttttaaacCCATTAATGCCTTTATATATGCTTACATACAAAACAGGTTGATTTGTATTTAGACCAGGTTACTCTGTTTTATATGCTCACCAGCCATTTTAATGTCCTGATCTACCGCATCTCAATGGACCTCTACTGGATGAAGATCTGGTGACAGTTGAGGTCactggagtacagtgaactcattgtcgtgttcaagaaaccagtttgagatgatttgttCTGGGAGACATTGTGCATTATCCAGCTGGAAACAACCATCAGAAGATGCGTACACTGTGATCATGAAGAAATGAATATGTTGGTAACAATGCTCGGGTAGGCTGTGGGGTTTAAATGATGCTCACTTGATGCAAAAAGGGACGAGTGCCAAGAAAACGTCCTGGATGGCATTTCACTACCAGTTCAAACCTGAGTCATTGAAACAAGGCGTGATGGATtcatgcttttatgttttttattccatacTGTTagttgtagcctcagtttcctgtccTGGTGTGGTCTTCAGCTGCTGTAGTCCATCTGCTTCAAGTTGCGTATTCAGAGATGGAGCAATTgtttgagctactgttgcctttctatcaactACAGCCAGTCGTTCCACTCTCCTTTGACCTCCTACATCAGCAAGGCATTTTCGTCCAAACAACTATGCTCtctgaatattttctctttttcagaccattctctgcaAACCTGACTGATGATTGTGTGTGAATGTACTAGTAGGTCATCATATTTCAAAACTAGACTACCATGTCTGCCACCAACTACCATGGCAAATTCAGTCACTAAAATATAACTTCTTCTGTTTTGATGCTTAGTTTGAGCTTCAACAAGACTTCCCCCTCATGTCTAAACGCCTGAATGCATTGAATTGCTGCAATGTAATTGGCTGATCTTCTTCTATATGTGTTGAACAGCTGTACCTCAATGTGGCTTGGCAtgaaggcaatcagcctgtggttctgctgaggtgaaGCCCAGGATGCATTTATAGCAGCCTTCagatcatctgcattgttgggtctggtgtctctcgtcTGCCTCATGAAAATatcccacagagaatctatggggtaTTTTCATGAggccatagattctctgtggggttcatCTCaagccagtttgctggccagtcaaatacagtaacaccatggtcattgaaccagcttttggtacctttgtcagtgtgggcaggtgccaagccttgctggaaaatgaaatccgCATCTCCATAAAGCGTGGAGTCCTCTAAAATGTCATGGTCGATGGCTGTATTGATAGAAAACCCCGTTGACCAACAGGAAGTGaaatggcaccccaaaccactTTTGTGGAAACGTCACACTAGACTTTAAGCATCGGAGATTCTGtccctctccactcttcctccagtctCTGGGACCTTGGtttccaaattaaatgtaatctttactttaatttgaaaagagaaaaagaggatattggaccactgagcaacagtccagttatttttctttttagcccAGGTACAGCGTTTCTGACATTGTCTGTGGTTTAGGAGTGTCTTGACGtgaggaatgcaacatttgcAGGCCATGTGTAGGACTCACCCGTGTGTGGTTCTTTAAACGCTGACTCCaacctcagtccactccttgtgaagctcccccaaattcttaaaTGGATTtagcttgacaatcctctccaGGCTGTGATGGTGCGCCTTTTTCTACCACCCTTTTTACTTCCGCTCCATTTtctataaatatgttgtgacttTACTGCAATGTTCTAGCTtactgagacactgaattttgggttttcattatttgtaagCCGTGGTaatcaaaatgacaagaaataaaggcatgAGATATTTCAGTCTATGTGTTCTGATTCTATAAACCTGAGTTTCACTTTGTGAAAGGAGTGACAAAAACATATTGAACTTTctcataatattctaatttgagCTACTTGGACTGTATTTATTTAGGACATTTCTCCCActgtactgtgcaaaagttttaggcaggtgtgtaaaaaatgttgtgaacaaagaatgctttcaaaaaggaaagtgttaatcatttgttttcatcaatcaacaaaatgcagtgaatgaacaaaagagaaatctaaatcaaatcaataattgatagttcttaatgactttggctgtatgtttgggttcgcttacttagcattttgtaaattgataaaaataaacaaatgtcattcatatttctgaaagcattctttgtttacagcattttttcacacctgcctaaaacgtttggTATAATGAAATTTGCTTCTGTTTGCAATACCTAATATTAATTTATTGCataacaaatctgaaaaatgtctgACTATTCTGTGGGCCTTCATGCAGGCCTTGTTGAAACTAAGCACCAAGATGTCGGGTAAAAAAAGCATTAGCCCTTGGTAAACAGGACATGTTGTATCTAATTTTCTCCACTGGATGGCAGACAATCCCTGAAAGTTGAGCAGGCAATTTATTTCGCAACAACTTGTTCACATTCAATTTTCCTGAAAGATTGTGTTTtgtatactgtttaatttgaaattatGGCATCTCTAAGATGCAAAAATGATTTTCACCATCACTGTCAGGAGTAGCACAGAGATAATCTTACAGGCTTGTCCAAATCAGACTGAATCAGAGGACTGAATGGGTAGATGCATTCaggtatatattttattttctctagcagtatttaaacaaacttttttcaAGCTTGGCATTTTAGCAACAGTTTTGCCAAAACTGTAAAACCTATAATTTTATGTGTTAACAAAGCATGCCAAATAAAGGGTCGATCAGCAGATTTGCATCATCTTAAATCTTTTAAGACTCCCCATTTGGCTTCTCTTACTTCTCAGTCTCAAGCAGGAAGTCAAATTAAAACACTATTCACCTTAATATATTTGCTGCTCTGCACTCCTTACGTAGAGGGACTTCAGAAAGACTTGTGCTAAAAAATCAGCTTCTAATTTCTGTTTTAGGGTCATGGTTTAGGTATCTTGAAGCTGTAGAAGCATTACTGGACAGCCTTCTTTCAACTTAACATTTAATTATGATAACAACCTGTACACCTTTTTAGGTTCTTTTTTCGCTCTGGGGCTACAATTTAGACGACAACGCTATCCTTGTAACCACTTTGCGCCTTTtctgagagacagacagaaaatGACTAGTAAgcaaaagtttgaaaaacacAACAGGTGTTAGGTATGTCAGTGCTGAAGGACTGCTGCTGTGTGACAAATTATGACAAAAGAAATTAGTGGTAACATGTTGTCGCGTAATGTTCTGACATTGTTCGGTTTTGAGCAGGAATGTGATTGTAAACATGTTCAGGCAGCAAGATGGTATTCCCCAAGGTGTTTCCTGCCAAATGACTCTATGTGGGAGTAGGTTGACAGCACTGACTGTgttgtttgttcaaaagaaatggTCCCTTCAGGTAAATTGTATTGCAGACTTGCGGACTTGTCAGATCCAAACCACATAAGAAGCTCCAAAATATGCACTCCCTCGCAAAAGTATCCCTTAAAAATTTTCTCAGTATTGGTCTCAATAAAACCACAagcttaaacatattttaaatgtcttttatttatgtgtattttatcacataaatggattttatgtgataaaaaaaTCAGGCCATGAATGGAAACTGGATGCCTggtaaatcaaacatttttatgtgtATTTGTATTGGGCCTTCCTTCATCTATTTCTGCTTATCCTTGCTGGGTTTCAGAGGGCTGGTGCATATCTCCCgcagtcattgggcaagaggagGGATACACCACAGACAGGTTGTCAGTCCATCACATGTCAACACAGaggacaaacaaacacacattcatacctaaggacaatttagagtaaccaattaaACCAGCAGTCACTTTCTAGCTTAGTGTCATAACAACTCACATGCTGTAAATAAAGACCTCGACCTGTATGATCGGTGGACCAAGGGTATTAGCCTGTTGCAGGGGTGTCCAAGGTCCTTGAGGGTCGgtctcctgcatgttttagatgtttccctgctgtaAACACACCAAATTTTTGCTGGTGGCTGATTACCAGGCTCTTTCTGAACTGCAATCACCTGAATCAGGcgtgttaaagcagggaaacatctaaaacatgcaggacaatgGTTCTCAACGACCCATTTTGGACATCCCTGCCCTATTGTATAAAACTTTTCACATGATATTTTACTTTATCATCACTGCAACCATGTAAGTCTGTACGTTTattatgtaaatatataatCGTTTGGCAGCCTCGTTTT
This genomic stretch from Girardinichthys multiradiatus isolate DD_20200921_A chromosome 3, DD_fGirMul_XY1, whole genome shotgun sequence harbors:
- the LOC124866020 gene encoding protein S100-A1-like; this translates as MTELEKSMESLITVFHHYAKEGGNKTTLSKKELRKLIETELPNFLKAQKNPDTVECIIKDLDQNKDDELDFEEFVPFVAGLTIACEKHYALHHQKKGKK